The Halobellus sp. MBLA0158 genome has a window encoding:
- the rpiA gene encoding ribose-5-phosphate isomerase RpiA — MKTTGGTDDQKRRAGERAAEAVDDGDVVGLGTGSTAAYAIRALGRAVDDGLDVVGVPTSFDSRQLAREVGVPLRALDEVERIDVAIDGADQLDSRLDAIKGGGAAHAREKVVDAAAERFVVVADPSKTAETLSRSVPVEVLPDARAAVERDVDALGGEPTLRRAERKDGPVVTDNGNVVLDCDFGAIAEPAALAADLAAVPGVVEHGLFVGLADAVYVGTDDGVEVRTRE, encoded by the coding sequence ATGAAGACCACCGGCGGCACCGACGACCAGAAGCGGCGCGCCGGCGAGCGCGCCGCCGAGGCGGTCGACGACGGCGACGTGGTCGGGCTCGGCACGGGCAGCACCGCCGCGTACGCCATCCGCGCGCTCGGCCGGGCGGTCGACGACGGCCTCGACGTCGTCGGCGTCCCGACGTCGTTCGACTCCCGCCAGCTCGCGCGGGAGGTCGGCGTCCCCCTCCGGGCGCTCGACGAGGTCGAGCGGATCGACGTCGCGATCGACGGCGCGGACCAGCTCGATTCGAGACTCGATGCGATCAAGGGCGGCGGCGCGGCCCACGCCCGCGAGAAGGTCGTCGACGCCGCCGCCGAGCGCTTCGTCGTCGTCGCCGACCCCTCGAAGACGGCCGAGACGCTCTCCCGCTCGGTGCCCGTCGAGGTCCTCCCCGACGCCCGAGCGGCCGTCGAGCGCGACGTCGACGCCCTGGGCGGCGAGCCGACGCTCCGGCGGGCCGAGCGCAAGGACGGGCCGGTCGTCACCGACAACGGGAACGTCGTCCTCGACTGCGACTTCGGCGCGATCGCAGAGCCCGCGGCCCTGGCGGCCGATCTCGCCGCGGTCCCCGGCGTCGTCGAACACGGCCTGTTCGTCGGGCTGGCGGACGCCGTCTACGTCGGTACCGACGACGGGGTCGAGGTCCGGACCCGAGAATAG
- a CDS encoding replication factor C small subunit — protein MSEADAPADDDTPAGREIWIEKFRPERLADIHGQEEIVDRLQSYVDRDDLPHLLFAGPAGVGKCVTGDTPVLTNHGVERIGSVVGDVEGFDDPDDDLEVLSLTDSNDFEYVRPSHVFGKRTSELRRIETRDGNVMEVTPEHKLLVATEDGLSWKEAAEVTDGDRIARPRRTPTPSGNADGERVALDWLDAVDDDRIRVSVTDAFAAEFDLPETTVSPSALRALDASTDRLRAGVESIQYVSASGGRSRPITPPWRLTPELARFVGLAVAEARIENGRIKFYNTDDGLCDAFASAAESLFALAPERGIQKDVPYVALRSKMLTHLLRASFDVFESASGGTGIGSTLVAGDDESRAAFLRAMFDGEAHVSDHGIIELIQKNEAHITLLSYLLSSFGVPSRRKTVEKSATNGSGTIREYHALYISGAPALRRFSEQVGFDIDAKQRKLEANARKASNPNHDTIPRQRAARRLCERLNLPVESLLSNTLDPKNPGRETHRAELTDVVEAATERLESAQEVLSRIEALSRELDTTSAIPATWIGTRESLEPISVRREVSESTGVRSDRLLEYADGRRTPYASRVCRLVSEFDAGPDPSVPDSPSGSGPDIERLQRDLSTCVDALGVSYERIAEGTDLRGLDVNNLLNTDDHELGSLARFETVADRLRTVANEMLSLDVIELLDDVSRVADSDLYYDEVTHVETVDESRRVYDLTVPSSRNYVAGDVPTVMHNTTAATAIARELYGDDWEENFLELNASDERGIDVVRDRIKNFARSSFGGHDYRIIFLDEADSLTDDAQSALRRTMEQFSDNTRFILSCNYSSKIIDPIQSRCAVFRFAPLSDAAVRDQVEEIAASEDIEVTDDGLDALVYAAGGDMRRAINSLQAAATTGDVVDEEAVFMITSTARPEDIEEMVSAAIEGDFASARAKLETLLVDTGMAGGDIIDQLHRSAWDFDLDERTTIRLMERIGEADYRITAGANERVQLEALLASLAAEE, from the coding sequence ATGAGCGAGGCCGACGCGCCCGCGGACGACGACACCCCGGCCGGGCGCGAGATCTGGATCGAGAAGTTCCGGCCAGAGCGGCTGGCAGACATCCACGGACAGGAGGAGATCGTCGACCGACTCCAGTCGTACGTCGACCGCGACGACCTGCCGCACCTGCTCTTCGCCGGTCCGGCCGGCGTGGGGAAGTGCGTGACGGGTGATACGCCAGTACTCACGAATCACGGTGTCGAGCGTATCGGCTCCGTCGTCGGCGATGTCGAGGGGTTCGACGATCCCGACGACGACCTGGAAGTGCTCTCGCTCACGGATTCGAACGACTTCGAGTACGTCCGCCCCTCACACGTGTTCGGCAAGCGGACCTCTGAACTCCGGCGGATCGAGACGCGCGACGGGAACGTGATGGAAGTCACGCCCGAGCACAAACTGCTCGTCGCGACCGAAGACGGTCTCAGTTGGAAGGAAGCGGCCGAGGTCACCGACGGCGACCGGATCGCTCGACCGCGACGGACACCGACCCCTTCCGGGAACGCCGACGGAGAACGCGTCGCCCTCGACTGGCTTGACGCGGTCGACGACGATCGGATCCGGGTTTCCGTTACCGACGCGTTCGCCGCCGAGTTCGACCTCCCCGAGACGACGGTCTCACCGTCGGCACTCCGCGCGCTGGACGCGTCTACCGACCGGCTGCGCGCGGGTGTCGAATCGATCCAGTACGTCAGCGCGTCCGGCGGGCGCTCTCGACCGATCACGCCGCCGTGGCGACTGACGCCCGAGCTGGCGCGGTTCGTCGGTCTCGCGGTGGCCGAAGCGCGGATCGAGAACGGCCGGATCAAGTTCTACAACACCGACGACGGGCTCTGCGATGCGTTCGCTAGTGCGGCCGAGTCGCTGTTCGCTCTCGCCCCCGAGCGCGGCATCCAGAAGGATGTCCCCTACGTCGCACTCCGGTCGAAGATGCTCACGCACCTGCTCCGTGCGTCGTTCGACGTCTTCGAGAGCGCGAGCGGTGGCACGGGAATCGGATCGACGCTCGTCGCCGGCGACGACGAGAGCCGCGCGGCGTTCCTTCGTGCGATGTTCGACGGCGAGGCGCACGTTTCGGATCACGGCATCATCGAACTGATCCAAAAGAACGAAGCACACATCACGCTGCTCTCGTACCTCCTCTCGTCGTTCGGTGTCCCGAGCCGTCGCAAAACGGTCGAGAAGTCTGCGACCAACGGATCCGGGACCATACGTGAGTACCACGCCCTCTATATTTCGGGTGCTCCGGCGCTCAGACGGTTCTCCGAGCAGGTCGGATTCGATATCGACGCAAAACAGCGGAAGCTCGAGGCGAATGCGAGAAAAGCCTCGAATCCAAACCACGACACGATCCCACGACAGCGAGCCGCTCGGCGTCTGTGCGAGCGTCTCAATCTCCCCGTCGAGTCGCTCCTCTCGAACACGCTCGATCCGAAGAACCCCGGACGAGAGACACACCGGGCGGAACTCACAGACGTCGTCGAAGCGGCGACGGAGCGGTTAGAATCGGCACAGGAAGTTCTTTCTCGCATCGAAGCCCTCTCGCGGGAACTCGATACCACCAGTGCGATACCAGCGACGTGGATCGGGACGCGCGAGTCTCTCGAACCCATCTCCGTTCGGCGGGAAGTCAGCGAGTCCACTGGCGTTCGGAGCGACCGATTACTCGAATACGCAGACGGGCGGCGGACTCCATACGCATCGCGTGTCTGTCGCCTTGTGTCCGAATTTGACGCGGGACCGGACCCCTCAGTTCCCGATTCGCCGTCCGGAAGCGGACCGGACATCGAACGGCTACAGCGTGACCTCTCGACGTGCGTCGACGCGCTCGGCGTCTCTTACGAACGGATCGCGGAGGGAACTGATCTCCGCGGTCTCGACGTAAACAATCTCCTGAACACTGACGATCACGAACTCGGATCGCTGGCCCGGTTCGAGACGGTGGCGGATCGACTCCGTACGGTGGCGAACGAGATGCTCTCGCTCGACGTAATCGAACTCCTCGACGACGTTTCGCGGGTCGCCGACTCGGACCTCTATTACGACGAGGTGACTCACGTCGAAACGGTCGACGAGTCTCGCCGCGTGTACGACCTCACTGTCCCATCTTCGCGAAACTACGTCGCCGGTGACGTCCCGACGGTAATGCACAACACGACCGCAGCCACCGCCATCGCGCGCGAACTCTACGGCGACGACTGGGAGGAGAACTTCCTCGAACTCAACGCCTCCGACGAGCGCGGTATCGACGTCGTCAGAGATAGAATCAAGAACTTCGCGCGGTCGTCGTTCGGCGGCCACGACTACCGGATCATCTTCCTCGACGAGGCCGACTCGCTCACCGACGACGCCCAGTCGGCGCTCCGCCGGACGATGGAGCAGTTCTCCGACAACACGCGCTTCATCCTCTCGTGTAACTACTCCTCGAAGATCATCGACCCGATCCAGTCCCGCTGTGCGGTGTTCCGCTTCGCGCCGCTCTCGGACGCGGCCGTCCGCGACCAGGTCGAAGAGATCGCCGCGAGCGAGGACATCGAGGTGACAGACGACGGCCTCGACGCCCTGGTCTACGCCGCGGGCGGCGATATGCGCCGCGCGATCAACTCCCTCCAGGCGGCGGCCACGACGGGCGACGTCGTCGACGAGGAGGCGGTGTTTATGATCACTTCCACGGCGAGGCCCGAGGACATCGAGGAGATGGTCAGCGCCGCCATCGAGGGCGACTTCGCGAGCGCCCGCGCGAAACTGGAGACGCTGCTGGTCGACACCGGGATGGCCGGCGGCGACATCATCGACCAACTGCACCGCTCGGCGTGGGACTTCGACCTCGACGAGCGGACGACGATCCGGCTGATGGAGCGCATCGGCGAGGCCGACTACCGGATCACCGCCGGCGCCAACGAGCGGGTCCAACTGGAGGCGCTGTTGGCGTCGCTGGCGGCCGAAGAGTGA
- the samp2 gene encoding ubiquitin-like small modifier protein SAMP2 — translation MRVRVEVVGEGETDVEVDDDGTYADVVRAVGYSPHETSVLVDGSPVPEDQPVEAERVRVLRLIKGGAE, via the coding sequence ATGCGCGTGCGCGTCGAAGTCGTCGGCGAGGGCGAAACGGACGTCGAAGTCGACGACGACGGGACCTACGCCGACGTCGTCCGGGCGGTGGGCTACTCGCCGCACGAGACCTCGGTCCTCGTCGACGGCTCGCCGGTGCCGGAGGACCAGCCGGTCGAGGCCGAGCGAGTGCGGGTGCTCAGGCTCATCAAGGGCGGCGCGGAGTGA
- a CDS encoding phosphoglucomutase/phosphomannomutase family protein: protein MDANAISFGTDGWRATLDTFTDDRVRIVGQAVADYLRDEGFTEPVLVGYDARPSSEGFAGSLADVLTGNGFDVLLPERDCPTPLVAYAIADRGLSGALMITASHNPPEYNGVKFIPADGAPALPAVTDAVAERLREPELLPEGERGAVRRVDLATPHFEHARDLIDADLSGLTVVHDAMHGSGRGVTDELLRSAGAEVVCIRDDRDPEFGGTPPEPSAENLEPLVEAVEAHDADLGVANDGDADRVAFVTPDRGHLDENLFFAAAYDYLLESDSGPAIRTVSTTFLIDRIAEAHGEEVFETAVGFKWVAEGMAEHDALMGGEESGGFSIRGHVREKDGVLMALLGAAAVAEEPMDERVDRLLDTHGDIVADKISLDCPDAEKERVIADLDDALPEQVAGRDIAEVVTLDGFKLLLDDGSWFLIRPSGTEPKMRVYAEAASQERADALLAAGRDLVEPLI from the coding sequence ATGGACGCGAACGCGATCTCTTTCGGCACCGACGGGTGGCGCGCGACGCTCGATACCTTCACCGACGATCGGGTCCGGATCGTCGGCCAGGCGGTCGCGGACTACCTCCGCGACGAGGGGTTCACAGAGCCCGTCCTCGTCGGCTACGACGCCCGGCCGAGCTCCGAGGGGTTCGCCGGCTCGCTGGCCGACGTGCTCACCGGCAACGGCTTCGACGTGCTCCTCCCCGAGCGCGACTGCCCGACGCCGCTCGTCGCGTACGCGATCGCCGACCGGGGGCTCTCGGGCGCGCTGATGATCACGGCCTCCCACAACCCCCCCGAGTACAACGGCGTGAAGTTCATCCCCGCCGACGGCGCCCCGGCGCTGCCAGCCGTGACCGACGCCGTCGCAGAGCGGCTCCGCGAGCCCGAACTTCTCCCGGAGGGCGAGCGCGGCGCCGTCCGCCGGGTCGACCTGGCGACGCCGCACTTCGAGCACGCCCGCGACCTGATCGACGCGGACCTCTCGGGGCTGACGGTGGTCCACGACGCGATGCACGGCTCGGGCCGGGGCGTCACCGACGAACTCCTCCGCTCGGCGGGCGCCGAGGTGGTGTGCATCCGCGACGACCGGGATCCCGAGTTCGGCGGGACGCCGCCCGAGCCGAGCGCCGAGAACCTCGAACCCCTCGTCGAGGCCGTCGAGGCCCACGACGCGGACCTGGGCGTCGCCAACGACGGCGACGCCGACCGCGTCGCGTTCGTCACGCCCGACCGCGGCCACCTCGACGAGAACCTCTTCTTCGCGGCCGCCTACGACTACCTGCTCGAATCCGACTCGGGCCCGGCGATCCGGACGGTCTCGACGACGTTCCTGATCGACCGCATCGCGGAGGCACACGGCGAGGAGGTCTTCGAGACCGCGGTCGGCTTCAAGTGGGTCGCCGAGGGGATGGCCGAGCACGACGCCCTGATGGGCGGCGAGGAGTCCGGCGGCTTCTCCATCCGGGGTCACGTCCGCGAGAAGGACGGCGTCCTGATGGCGCTGCTCGGCGCCGCCGCCGTAGCCGAGGAGCCGATGGACGAGCGCGTCGACCGCCTGCTCGACACTCACGGCGACATCGTCGCGGACAAGATCAGCCTCGACTGCCCCGACGCCGAGAAGGAGCGGGTCATCGCCGACCTCGACGACGCCCTCCCCGAGCAGGTCGCCGGCCGCGACATCGCCGAGGTCGTCACCCTCGACGGCTTCAAGCTCCTGCTCGACGACGGCTCGTGGTTCCTGATCCGGCCCTCGGGCACCGAACCGAAGATGCGCGTCTACGCGGAGGCCGCGAGCCAGGAGCGCGCCGACGCCCTCCTGGCGGCCGGCCGGGACCTGGTCGAGCCGCTGATCTGA
- a CDS encoding GNAT family N-acetyltransferase, translated as MAATVREATGDDADDIERLLDAAMLDFSRERLRQRIERGSALVAVVGDGADDERVVGGCVFDDPARAPASVGDADAPVTEIEHVAVHRSRRGRGIGRALVAAVDERATGPLIARFRESVRPFYESLGFEIREDGADMSEKRLLGVRV; from the coding sequence ATGGCGGCCACCGTCCGCGAGGCGACCGGCGACGACGCCGACGACATCGAGCGGCTGCTCGACGCCGCGATGCTGGATTTCTCACGGGAACGGCTCAGACAGCGGATCGAGCGCGGCAGCGCGCTCGTCGCCGTCGTCGGCGACGGGGCGGATGACGAGCGCGTCGTCGGGGGGTGCGTGTTCGACGACCCCGCTCGGGCACCCGCGAGCGTCGGCGACGCGGACGCTCCGGTCACCGAGATCGAACACGTCGCCGTCCACCGCTCGCGACGCGGGCGCGGGATCGGCCGCGCGCTCGTGGCGGCGGTCGACGAGCGCGCGACCGGGCCGCTGATCGCGCGGTTCCGCGAGTCGGTGCGGCCCTTCTACGAGTCGCTCGGGTTCGAGATCCGCGAGGACGGCGCCGATATGTCCGAGAAGCGCCTGCTCGGTGTCCGGGTCTGA
- a CDS encoding DUF1931 family protein, whose translation MADLIVKAAVKEALQDKNVASDFYDALDEEVEELLEDAARRAEQNDRKTVQPRDL comes from the coding sequence ATGGCAGACCTCATTGTCAAGGCAGCCGTCAAGGAAGCGCTTCAGGACAAAAACGTCGCTTCTGATTTCTACGACGCGCTCGACGAAGAAGTCGAAGAACTGCTCGAAGACGCGGCCCGTCGCGCGGAACAGAACGACCGCAAGACGGTCCAGCCGCGCGACCTGTAA
- a CDS encoding NADPH-dependent FMN reductase: MLTVVAISGSRRDRSYTRKSLGIVLEAVGDEPDVETDCINLAAADLPLYHPDRDEQGQSETLTRRVREAEAVVIGSPVYHGSYSSTFRNFHDYCSKDEFRDTAVGLVATAGGGSYGATLEHMRSTVRGVHGHTVPEQVGIRKASSKYDGDDLTDDDTRRRLEELGAAVLAEARRLHPNA; this comes from the coding sequence ATGCTCACCGTCGTCGCCATCAGCGGCAGCCGCCGGGACCGGAGCTACACCCGCAAGTCGCTCGGGATCGTCCTCGAGGCCGTCGGAGACGAGCCCGACGTCGAGACCGACTGCATCAATCTGGCCGCGGCCGACCTGCCGCTGTACCACCCCGACCGGGACGAACAGGGTCAGTCCGAGACGCTGACGCGTCGCGTCCGCGAGGCCGAGGCCGTCGTCATCGGCTCGCCGGTGTACCACGGCTCGTACTCCTCGACGTTCCGGAACTTCCACGACTACTGCTCGAAAGACGAGTTCCGCGACACCGCCGTCGGCCTCGTCGCGACCGCCGGCGGCGGCTCCTACGGCGCGACCCTCGAACACATGCGGAGCACCGTCCGCGGCGTCCACGGCCACACCGTCCCCGAACAGGTCGGGATCCGGAAGGCGTCGAGCAAGTACGACGGTGACGACCTCACCGACGACGACACGCGGCGGCGACTCGAAGAGCTGGGCGCGGCGGTCCTCGCGGAGGCGCGGCGACTGCATCCCAACGCCTGA
- the larB gene encoding nickel pincer cofactor biosynthesis protein LarB, which translates to MRDVLEAVADGEFSPAAAEARLSGYVTTAAGRFDAAREHRRGAPEGILAAGKTPAEVAALAAAALESTGRALVTRAGEDDVAAVAEIVDAEIDVAVDLDHDERARTLVARTDRFEPPSIDATVGVVTGGTADAAAAGEAKTVLDAMGATVERVDDVGVAHLGRVLDHLELLREADVLVVAAGREGALPTVVAGLVDTPVVGLPISTGYGHGGDGEAALAGLLQSCTVLSVVNVDAGFVAGTQAGLIARAIAAARE; encoded by the coding sequence ATGCGCGATGTTCTGGAGGCCGTCGCCGACGGGGAATTCTCGCCGGCGGCCGCCGAAGCGCGACTGTCGGGCTACGTCACGACCGCCGCCGGGCGGTTCGACGCGGCCCGCGAGCACCGCCGCGGCGCGCCCGAGGGCATCCTCGCCGCCGGGAAGACGCCCGCCGAGGTCGCCGCGCTCGCGGCGGCGGCGCTCGAATCGACCGGCCGCGCGCTCGTGACCCGCGCGGGCGAGGACGACGTCGCGGCCGTGGCCGAGATCGTCGACGCCGAAATCGACGTCGCGGTCGACCTCGACCACGACGAGCGCGCCCGGACGCTCGTCGCTCGAACAGATCGGTTCGAGCCCCCATCGATCGACGCGACGGTCGGCGTCGTCACCGGCGGCACGGCCGACGCGGCCGCGGCGGGCGAGGCCAAGACCGTCCTCGACGCGATGGGCGCGACCGTCGAGCGCGTCGACGACGTCGGCGTGGCCCACCTGGGGCGCGTGCTCGACCACCTGGAACTGCTCCGCGAGGCCGACGTCCTCGTCGTCGCCGCGGGCCGGGAGGGGGCGCTCCCGACCGTCGTGGCCGGGCTGGTCGACACGCCCGTCGTCGGCCTTCCGATTTCGACGGGCTACGGCCACGGCGGCGACGGCGAGGCGGCGCTCGCGGGGCTGCTCCAGTCCTGTACCGTCCTCTCGGTCGTCAACGTCGACGCAGGCTTCGTCGCCGGCACGCAGGCGGGGCTCATCGCCCGCGCCATCGCCGCCGCGCGCGAGTAG
- a CDS encoding ORC1-type DNA replication protein, with protein sequence MRDDPEEGMLSWDETVFRDEHVFEIDYVPETFEHRESQLESLKYALRPAVRGSRPLNTMVRGPPGTGKTTAVQKLFGELGAQSGVQTVRVNCQVDSTRYAVFSRIFEHIFEYEPPSSGISFKKLFSQITDRLVEEDEVLAVALDDVNYLFYENEASDTLYSLLRAHEAHSGARIGVVVVSSDLALDVIEELDGRVQSVFRPEEVYFPVYDVNEIVDILRERVRRGFHEDVVGAPELDRVAELTAESGDLRVGIDLLRRAGLHAEMRASRTVEVEDVEAAYEKSKYVHLSRRLRGLSDRERDLVRVVAEHDGDQAGAVYEAFHEETDLGYTRYSEIVNKLDQLGVLDASYADVEGRGRSRSLSLAYDADAVLERL encoded by the coding sequence ATGAGGGACGACCCCGAGGAGGGGATGCTGTCGTGGGACGAGACCGTCTTCCGCGACGAGCACGTCTTCGAGATCGACTACGTCCCCGAGACGTTCGAGCACCGCGAGAGCCAACTGGAGAGCCTGAAGTACGCGCTTCGGCCCGCGGTCCGGGGCTCGCGACCGCTGAACACGATGGTCCGCGGCCCGCCGGGGACGGGCAAGACCACGGCGGTCCAGAAGCTCTTCGGCGAGCTCGGCGCCCAGAGCGGTGTCCAGACCGTCCGCGTCAACTGCCAGGTCGACTCGACGCGATACGCCGTCTTCTCGCGGATCTTCGAGCACATCTTCGAGTACGAACCTCCCTCCTCGGGCATCTCGTTCAAGAAGCTCTTCAGCCAGATCACAGACCGCCTCGTCGAGGAAGACGAGGTGCTGGCGGTCGCCCTCGACGACGTGAACTACCTCTTCTACGAGAACGAGGCCTCCGACACGCTGTACTCGCTCCTGCGGGCCCACGAGGCGCACTCGGGCGCCCGGATCGGCGTCGTCGTCGTCTCCTCGGACCTCGCGCTCGACGTGATCGAGGAGCTCGACGGCCGCGTCCAGAGCGTCTTCCGGCCGGAGGAGGTGTATTTCCCGGTCTACGACGTCAACGAGATCGTCGACATCCTGCGGGAGCGCGTGCGCCGGGGGTTCCACGAGGACGTCGTCGGCGCGCCCGAACTCGACCGAGTGGCCGAACTCACCGCCGAGAGCGGCGACCTCAGGGTAGGAATCGACCTGCTCCGGCGGGCCGGCCTCCACGCCGAGATGCGCGCGAGCCGAACCGTCGAGGTCGAAGACGTCGAGGCCGCCTACGAGAAGTCCAAGTACGTCCACCTCTCGCGGCGGCTCCGCGGGCTCTCGGACCGGGAGCGCGACCTCGTCCGCGTCGTCGCCGAGCACGACGGCGACCAGGCGGGCGCGGTCTACGAGGCGTTCCACGAGGAGACCGACCTCGGCTACACGCGGTACTCCGAGATCGTCAACAAGCTCGACCAGCTGGGCGTGCTCGATGCCTCGTACGCCGACGTCGAGGGCCGGGGGCGGTCGCGGTCGCTGTCGCTGGCCTACGACGCCGACGCCGTGCTGGAGCGGCTCTGA
- the surE gene encoding 5'/3'-nucleotidase SurE, whose translation MSDGPSPTILLTNDDGIDAPGLATLRTELTALGDVTVVAPASNQSGVGRTRSHTAIVRDHPWGVALDGTPADCVAYGLRGLDTDFDVVVSGVNNGPNAGNYVVGRSGTVGAGIESAFLGTPALAISAYHSTDFFLSPPEEYDFARPARIARRLVARALDAGVYDDVDLLNVNAPVDASSPPVILTEPYHDYEQDVEHVSPEGVAADGALSSDLELDGVDPDDLASDEHVVRLQDRTWPGVVGWESPFPPTDEHRERYPVGTDRRALVDAAVSVSPLSVTHASPDSAALADVVETISVE comes from the coding sequence ATGAGCGACGGTCCCTCCCCCACGATTCTCCTGACCAACGACGACGGCATCGACGCGCCGGGGCTCGCCACGCTCCGCACCGAGCTCACGGCGCTCGGCGACGTCACCGTGGTCGCGCCGGCCTCGAACCAGAGCGGCGTCGGCCGGACCCGGAGCCACACCGCCATCGTCCGCGACCACCCCTGGGGCGTCGCCCTCGACGGCACGCCCGCCGACTGCGTCGCCTACGGCCTCCGCGGGCTCGACACCGACTTCGACGTCGTCGTCTCCGGCGTCAACAACGGCCCGAACGCCGGCAACTACGTCGTCGGGCGCTCGGGCACCGTCGGCGCCGGCATCGAGTCGGCCTTCCTCGGGACGCCCGCGCTCGCCATCTCGGCGTACCACTCCACCGACTTCTTCCTCTCGCCGCCCGAGGAGTACGACTTCGCCCGACCGGCCCGGATCGCCCGCCGGCTCGTCGCCCGCGCGCTCGACGCCGGCGTCTACGACGACGTCGATCTCCTGAACGTCAACGCCCCCGTCGACGCGTCGTCGCCGCCGGTCATCCTCACCGAGCCGTACCACGACTACGAGCAGGACGTCGAGCACGTCTCGCCCGAGGGCGTCGCGGCCGACGGCGCGCTCTCGTCGGACCTGGAACTCGACGGGGTCGACCCCGACGACCTCGCCTCCGACGAGCACGTCGTCCGCCTCCAGGACCGGACCTGGCCGGGCGTCGTCGGCTGGGAGAGCCCCTTCCCGCCGACCGACGAACACCGCGAGCGCTACCCCGTCGGCACCGACCGGCGGGCGCTCGTCGACGCCGCGGTCTCGGTCTCGCCGCTCTCCGTCACTCACGCCTCGCCCGACAGCGCGGCGCTGGCCGATGTCGTGGAGACGATCAGCGTCGAGTAG
- a CDS encoding GIY-YIG nuclease family protein, with translation MTADHYVYVLSCADGSLYTGYTTDVERRVAEHDAGEGAKYTRGRTPVELAHVESFDSKSAAMSREYEIKQLSRADKERLVGLD, from the coding sequence ATGACCGCCGACCACTACGTCTACGTCCTCTCCTGTGCGGACGGCTCGCTCTATACGGGCTACACCACCGATGTCGAGCGGCGCGTCGCCGAGCACGACGCCGGCGAGGGCGCGAAGTACACGCGCGGGCGGACGCCGGTCGAACTCGCCCACGTCGAGTCCTTCGACTCGAAGTCCGCGGCGATGTCCCGCGAGTACGAGATCAAACAGCTCTCGCGGGCCGACAAGGAGCGGCTGGTCGGCCTCGATTGA
- a CDS encoding DUF7563 family protein: MPTCDHCGSHVSDRFARVFADENGRLLACPNCSANAGIAEVARQRTRTA, encoded by the coding sequence ATGCCAACCTGTGACCATTGCGGGTCACACGTCTCCGATCGGTTCGCGCGCGTGTTCGCCGACGAGAACGGGCGACTCCTCGCCTGTCCAAACTGCTCGGCGAACGCGGGGATCGCGGAGGTCGCGAGACAGCGGACCCGCACAGCGTGA